A region of Deltaproteobacteria bacterium DNA encodes the following proteins:
- a CDS encoding FAD-binding protein: MSGYPEELKKLIAAVEKTRPERVAKARKGDNFPALTLDQRKEWLDKYHPDYKPEGKRTVKVGPNKGDFLPEEVVNILESKSRVNVKNVDLSSCDIETDVLVIGGGGAGTAAALMAQEAGCKVVIATKLRHGDSNTVMAEGGIQGATQEPDSPYYHYLDVIGGGHFTNEPKLVGALTNDAPLILSWLEGLGVMFDKESDGRLRARHGGGTSRKRMHSAGDMTGAEIMRVVRDEARNRSQDIKVIEFAPAIELILDDKGNCSGAILFNLETKEFITVKAKSVVMATGGGGRLHIQGFACTNHYGATADGLVMAYRAGVKNVLMDSTQYHPTGAVYPEQNVGLLITEKVRGLGAQLLNVEGEQFCFPLEPRDIESSCIIRECLDIGKGVMTPIGRVGVWLDSPMIDELHGEGTVRKELPAKYIQFIRHGIDISKVPMLIYPTLHYQNGGIHIMDKGDTTLPGFYSAGEVTGGVHGRNRLMGNSLLDILVFGRRAGIAASEHAKSVKQGKLNLKHVETFEKDLDKAGIKEAPVGPMVLPDYAPEEVKNRQWSQMNI; encoded by the coding sequence ATGTCAGGATATCCTGAAGAACTAAAAAAACTGATAGCTGCCGTTGAAAAGACGAGACCTGAGAGGGTAGCTAAAGCCAGAAAGGGTGATAACTTTCCTGCTTTAACTCTCGATCAACGGAAAGAGTGGCTTGATAAATATCACCCCGATTATAAGCCTGAAGGAAAACGTACAGTTAAAGTAGGCCCAAATAAGGGTGATTTTCTTCCTGAAGAAGTTGTTAATATACTTGAATCAAAAAGTCGTGTTAATGTAAAGAACGTCGATCTTTCATCCTGTGATATTGAGACCGATGTTCTGGTTATTGGCGGCGGTGGAGCCGGAACAGCGGCTGCACTCATGGCTCAGGAAGCGGGATGCAAGGTTGTTATTGCGACAAAATTGAGGCATGGCGATTCAAATACAGTAATGGCAGAGGGGGGGATTCAGGGAGCTACACAGGAGCCGGATTCGCCTTACTATCACTACCTTGACGTTATCGGCGGCGGGCACTTTACCAATGAGCCGAAGCTTGTGGGAGCACTGACTAATGATGCGCCACTTATTTTGAGCTGGCTTGAAGGTCTGGGAGTCATGTTTGATAAAGAGTCAGACGGAAGGTTACGCGCTCGCCATGGTGGTGGTACATCAAGAAAAAGAATGCACTCGGCTGGAGATATGACCGGTGCTGAGATCATGCGTGTAGTTAGAGATGAAGCAAGGAACAGGTCTCAGGATATTAAAGTTATCGAGTTTGCTCCGGCAATAGAACTGATTCTTGATGACAAGGGAAATTGCTCCGGTGCTATTTTATTCAATCTGGAAACTAAGGAATTTATTACCGTTAAGGCTAAGTCTGTTGTTATGGCAACCGGTGGTGGAGGAAGGCTTCATATTCAGGGTTTTGCCTGTACTAATCACTATGGAGCTACTGCTGATGGACTTGTTATGGCATACAGGGCAGGTGTAAAGAACGTTCTTATGGATTCAACTCAGTATCATCCAACCGGTGCTGTTTACCCCGAGCAGAATGTTGGACTTCTTATTACTGAAAAGGTAAGAGGCCTTGGTGCTCAGCTTCTTAATGTAGAAGGTGAACAGTTCTGTTTTCCTTTGGAACCTCGGGACATTGAATCTTCCTGTATTATCAGGGAATGCCTTGATATTGGCAAAGGGGTAATGACTCCCATAGGCAGGGTAGGTGTATGGCTTGATTCTCCAATGATCGATGAACTTCATGGAGAAGGAACCGTTAGAAAAGAACTTCCAGCCAAATATATTCAGTTTATCAGACATGGAATCGATATCAGTAAGGTACCTATGTTAATTTATCCGACACTGCACTATCAGAATGGCGGAATTCATATTATGGATAAGGGAGATACGACACTTCCCGGATTCTACAGTGCGGGAGAGGTAACCGGTGGTGTTCATGGAAGAAACAGACTGATGGGTAACTCACTGCTTGACATTTTAGTCTTTGGCCGTAGGGCAGGAATTGCCGCTTCAGAACATGCAAAGAGCGTTAAACAGGGTAAGCTTAATCTAAAGCATGTTGAAACCTTTGAAAAAGATTTGGATAAGGCGGGAATAAAAGAAGCGCCGGTTGGTCCAATGGTTCTACCTGACTATGCGCCGGAAGAAGTTAAAAACAGGCAGTGGTCACAAATGAATATCTAA
- a CDS encoding 4Fe-4S dicluster domain-containing protein → MGKDKKIKPAIACGDKTILPEGAKKIPLVIMGKEYMIPETLTVMKAVEYAGYQYTRGCGCRGGICGACGFFYRFEGDYKLKTGLACQTVAEANMIITQLPFFPMKRSAYDIEGLEGSPEEIIRTHYPEVFKCVGCATCTRTCPMDIDVMGYIAAMKQGNISKAAHKSFDCILCGLCASRCPAQISQPNAALMARRLHAKILTPAAAHMKSRVEDVNAEKYVPMLDELATLDEDSLKKLYLEREREPDLAKPGEWMPEDKSRL, encoded by the coding sequence ATGGGAAAAGATAAGAAAATAAAGCCTGCTATCGCCTGCGGTGACAAAACAATCCTGCCGGAAGGTGCAAAAAAGATTCCCCTTGTTATAATGGGGAAGGAATATATGATTCCCGAGACGCTGACCGTGATGAAAGCGGTAGAGTATGCAGGTTATCAGTATACAAGAGGATGTGGCTGTCGTGGTGGAATCTGTGGGGCTTGTGGCTTTTTCTATCGATTTGAAGGTGATTATAAGCTGAAAACCGGTTTAGCATGTCAAACGGTTGCTGAAGCAAATATGATTATTACTCAATTGCCTTTCTTTCCTATGAAGCGATCAGCTTATGACATTGAAGGTCTTGAAGGTAGTCCTGAAGAAATTATAAGAACACATTATCCTGAAGTTTTTAAATGTGTCGGTTGTGCTACCTGCACAAGAACGTGTCCCATGGATATCGACGTTATGGGTTATATCGCTGCAATGAAGCAGGGTAACATTAGCAAAGCTGCTCACAAATCCTTTGATTGTATTCTTTGCGGTTTATGTGCCAGCCGTTGCCCTGCACAGATTTCACAGCCTAATGCAGCTCTCATGGCTAGAAGGCTTCATGCAAAAATTCTTACGCCTGCAGCAGCGCATATGAAAAGCAGGGTTGAAGATGTAAATGCTGAAAAGTACGTACCTATGCTGGATGAACTTGCTACCCTTGATGAAGATTCTCTCAAGAAACTTTATCTTGAAAGAGAGAGGGAACCCGATCTTGCTAAACCGGGCGAATGGATGCCTGAAGATAAAAGTCGCCTCTAA